In one Macrobrachium rosenbergii isolate ZJJX-2024 chromosome 53, ASM4041242v1, whole genome shotgun sequence genomic region, the following are encoded:
- the vnc gene encoding N-alpha-acetyltransferase 10, whose amino-acid sequence MNIRCAKPEDLMHMQHCNLLCLPENYQMKYYLYHGLSWPQLSYVAEDDMGQIVGYVLAKMEEESEEDPHGHITSLAVRRSHRRLGLAQKLMDQTARAMVECFNAKYVSLHVRKSNRAALNLYTNTLKFTISEIEPKYYADGEDAFAMKRDLCSFALQNDVTPADPNSFFDNKKNEDK is encoded by the exons ATGAATATCAGATGTGCAAAG ccTGAAGACCTAATGCACATGCAGCACTGCAACCTTCTGTGCTTGCCAGAAAACTACCAGATGAAATACTATTTATACCATGGGCTCTCTTGGCCCCAACTCTCTTATGTGGCTGAAGATGACATGGGCCAGATAGTTGG GTATGTACTGGCCAAAATGGAGGAAGAAAGTGAAGAGGATCCCCATGGCCACATCACTTCTCTTGCTGTCCGAAGAAGTCACAG GCGCTTAGGATTGGCCCAGAAGCTCATGGATCAAACAGCAAGAGCTATGGTTGAATGCTTTAATGCAAAATATGTTTCTCTTCATGTAAGGAAATCAAATAGAGCTGCCCTAAATCTTTACACAAATACGTTGAAATTCAC GATATCAGAAATTGAACCAAAATACTACGCTGATGGTGAAGATGCCTTTGCCATGAAGAGGGATTTATGTTCCTTTGCCCTTCAGAATGATGTCACTCCAGCAGATCCAAACTCATTCTTCGATAATAAGAAGAACGAAGACAAGTAA